The sequence GCCTCCCCAGACGGCGGACTCGGTGGCGAAGTACATCGCGCCGGTCAGCTCCACCGGGATCGACCGGGCCGGCATGGCCGGATCGCGGCATCCGGGGTACTCCCGGCCCGCGCCGGGCGGCCGGCCGCCCTTGATGTAGGCGGCGAGACGGTCCAGATGGGTGTTGGAGCCGTAGGAGGTGTACCAGACCCGCTCGGGATGCCGGTCGAGCGGCGGCGTCGGATCGATGCTCGGTAAGGCCTTCACCGTGGCGGGCTCCGTTGGCGTACCGGGTGGGCAGGACGGGTACGAAAGAGCCCCTCTTCGTGAACGAAGAGGGGCTCTGCCCTGGTCAGGGCGGCTGTGGCTGGGGCCGGGGTCGAACCGGCGACCTTCCGCTTTTCAGGCGGACGCTCGTACCAACTGAGCTACCCAGCCACGGTGTTTCACGTGAAACACCAGCGGTCCTGACGGGATTTGAACCCGCGGCCTCCACCTTGACAGGGTGGCGAGCACTCCAAACTGCTCCACAGGACCAAGCGTGTGTGCAACAGTGTCGCACACGGTAATGCGTGCCCCCAACGGGATTCGAACCCGTGCTACCGCCTTGAAAGGGCGGCGTCCTAGGCCGCTAGACGATGAGGGCTATCGGCCCGCCTGGGCGCTTCTCAGCGCGTCGGGGACGTGAGAAGCATATGGGATGGCGAGGGGTATCGCCAAAACGGTTTACGGCAGGGCGCCGGGAGGGGCGGGCGAGGGGGACCGCGAGGCACCGGCGGCGGGCTTGTTCTCGTCCACCAGATGGCGGCTGACCTCGGCCGTCGTCAGGCCCAGTCCTCCCAGTTCGATGGCGTCCCAGGCCTGGAGCCGGCGGCTGTCCCGGTCGAAGTAGAGGACCGAGGCCTGGATCGGGGCGGGGTGCTCGTGCTCCACGGCTCGCAGCCCGCCGCCGCCGGTCGAGCCCTCCCGCCGCAACCGGGTGCCGTACGGCAGCAGCCGCGTTCCCTCGTGGTGCAGATGCCCGCAGAGCGCCAGGGGCACCACGCCGTCCGTCTCCTCGGCGGCCGTCGGCTCGTGCGCGACCGCCACGTCCACGGGGGTGCCGGCCGCCTGCTGGTCGCGCAGCGCGCTGGCCAGCCGGGCACCCGCCAGCCGCTCGGCCGCCTCGCCGCCGGGCACCGCCGAGCGGTCGGGGGTGAACTGCGGATCGCCGGTGCCCGCGAACCGCAGGCCCCCCACCGTCACGGCCCGGCCCTCGTCCAGGACGCGCACGTTGCGCATGCGCTCCAGATAGCGCTGGGTGGTCCGGGAGTCGTGGTTGCCGCGCACCCAGACGTACGGCACGCCCAGGTCCCCGACCGGGTCCAGGAAGCCGTTCTCCGCCGCCGTGCCGTGGTCCATCGTGTCGCCGGAGTCGACGATCACGTTCACCTGGTACTGCTTCACCAGCGAGCCGATGATCTTCCAGCTCGCCGGGTTCAGATGGATGTCCGACACGTGCAGGACCCGGATGGTGGACGGGTCGGGGCGGTAGGCCGGGAGGGTGGACGTGGCGTCGTACAGCTTCGTCACGTTCGTCACCAGGCGCGCCAGCTCCTTCTGGTAGACGTCGAACTCCGTGACGATGCTGCGGGCGTTGCCGACCACGGACGGCGCCGAGGCGAGCAGGCCGGAGAACCTCGGCTCCAGGACCGACTTCGGGTTCCAGGTGGCGTACGCCGACGCGCCCGAGGCGGCCAGCAGCACCAGGGCCAGTCCGCCGGCCGCCAGGGCCGGGCGCGGGCGGCGGTAGACGGCGAGACCGAGGGCGGTGGCGCCGCAGACCACGGCGACGCAGGAACGCACGCCCAGGTCCCGTGTGCCGTGCCCGACGTCCCGGACGACCTCGTCCTGGAGCCCGGAGATCCGTTCCGGGTGGTCGACCAGCGCCTGGGAGCGCGGCGGGTCCAGCCGCTCGACGTTCACGTCCAGGCGGACCGGGGCCGCGTGGCTGTCCAGGGAGAGCGAGCCCAGCGGGGACACGTCGATCCTCGTGCCGCCGGTGAGGGAGGGCCGGAGCGCCATCGTCGTGTCCATCGGGCCGACCGGGACCCGGACCGTGCCGGCGATCAGCAGGCCCAGCCAGGCGCCGGCGAGCACCACGGCGGTCAGACCGAGGGCGCGCGTCCAGGGGCGGGGACGGGCGGCGAGTTCGTCAGAGGGGAGCGGGCGGGGGCGTGCGCGGTGCGGGGTCCGGTGGCGCATGGTGCTCAGGGCTGCGAGGGGGACGCGGGCCATTGGTGCCGTATGCCCACGTCAAGGGGTGGATATGCGACGCCGTTCGCGGACAATGGCCGTGTGCTGGAGATGACGCGCGAGGAGTTCGAGGAACTGGTCGCCGAGGCGCTGGACCGTATTCCGCCGGAGCTGACGCGGCTGATGGACAACGTCGCGGTGTTCGTCGAGGACGAACCGCCCGCCGACGATCCCGAGCTGCTCGGGCTCTACGAGGGGACACCGCTGACCGAACGGGGCGAGTGGTACGCGGGCGTCCTGCCGGACCGGATCACGATCTATCGCGGGCCGACGCTCAGGATGTGCGCCAGCCGGGAGGACGTGATCGCGGAGACCGAGGTGACGGTGGTGCACGAGATCGCCCACCACTTCGGCATCGACGACAACCGGCTGCACGCGCTCGGGTACGGGTGAGCGGGGCGGCTGCCGCGAGCGGCACGGCTGGCGCGGCCGGGCGGGGCGCCCGACGCGGGTGAACGGGGGGTGGTGGGTGCCGCCGTGCGCCCGGGGCGTGCGCGTGTCCTCTTGTGGGCGGCGGGAGTTGGGGAGGTTGACTCCGTCCCCGCCCCCGGAGGTGGCCGCTGTGCGCCCCTTGTACGTACCCGTCCGTCTGGCCGCCGCGGTACTGGCCGTCACCGCCGCCGCCGGCTGTGTGAACGTGGGCGACGGCGCGGACCGGGCCCGCCCCTCCCGCTCGGCGGGACAGCCCGGCGGCGAGGCACCCGACGGCGGCCCGGCCCCGGGCGTGGCCGCTCCCGCCGAGGCGGGCAGGGCGGCCGACGGCACCCATGGCCACGGCGGCAAGGCGAGGCCGGGTGAGTCCGGCTCGGCGTCGCCCGCCGCGTCGGGCGGGAACAGCCCCTCGGACGCGCCCGGGAAGCCGGGGAAGCGGGGCGAGCCGGAGGAGCCCGGGGAGACCGACGTGCCCGGCGGCCCGGCGCCGACCAAGGCCCCGCCCACGCCCCCGGCCAGCTCCGTCCCGCCCGCCCCGCCGGCCACCACGGAGCCGCCGCCCGTCACCGAGCCGCAGTCGGCCGAGCCGTCCTCCTCGGCGCACGAGGAGCCCGGGCCCCAGCTCGTCCAGCGCGAACCGGCGCCCGCGGCGGGCGCGGCGGTGTGACCCCTTCCACTTCTCCGGCGCCGACAGACCCACTGTGACGTGGGTCTATGCCACTCGGTTTGCCTTCAGGGGTGGTAGGTGCGTATGGTGGTAGATCGTTTGATCCCATTTGCCCGGCGCCACCACAGAGCGCGCCGTGTGGCGCGTACTCTCCTTTGCCGTGGCGGACCGCATCGAGGCGGTCGTGAGCGAATCACGGAGTTGACGGGCGCGTGCCGACGAGACTCCGGAAGGTTTCGCATTCGCATGTCCGTGTCCAGTACCGACCAGATCGTCATGTCCGAGAACGAGAACGAACTCGACGTGACGAACGAGGTCATCGAGGCCCCCGAGGCCGCTGACACCACCCCCCAGACCACCTTCGCCGACCTCGGCCTCCCCGAGGGCATCGTGCGCAAGCTCGCGCAGAACGGCGTGACGACCCCCTTCCCGATCCAGGCCGCGACCATCCCGGACGCCCTGGACGGCAAGGACATCCTCGGCCGCGGCCGCACCGGCTCCGGCAAGACCCTCTCCTTCGGTCTGCCAACCCTGGCCCTGCTGGCCGACGGCCGCACCGAGAAGAAGCGGCCCCGCGCGGTCATCCTCACCCCGACCCGCGAGCTGGCCATGCAGGTCGCCGACGCCCTCCAGCCCTACGGCGACGTCCTCGGCCTGAAGATGAAGGTCGTCTGCGGCGGCACCTCGATGGGCAATCAGATCTACGCCCTGGAGCGCGGCGTCGACATCCTCGTCGCCACCCCGGGCCGCCTGCGCGACATCATCAACCGCGGCGCCTGCTCGCTGGAGGACGTGCGGATCGCCGTTCTCGACGAGGCCGACCAGATGTCCGACCTGGGCTTCCTGCCCGAGGTCACCGAGCTGCTCGACCAGGTGCCGGCCGGCGGCCAGCGCATGCTCTTCTCCGCCACGATGGAGAACGAGATCAAGACCCTGGTCGACCGCTACCTGAACGAGCCCGTCCTGCACGAGGTGGACGCGGCCCAGGGCGCGGTGACGACCATGTCGCACCACATCCTCATCGTGAAGCCCAAGGACAAGGCGCCGGTCACCGCCGCGATCGCCTCCCGCAAGGGCCGCACGATCATCTTCGTCCGCACCCAGCTCGGCGCCGACCGCGTCGCCGAGCAGCTGCGCGACGCCGGGGTGAAGGCCGACGCGCTGCACGGCGGCATGACCCAGGGCGCCCGGACCCGGACCCTCGCGGACTTCAAGGACGGGTACGTGAACGTGCTCGTCGCCACCGACGTCGCCGCCCGCGGCATCCACGTCGACGGCATCGACCTGGTCCTGAACGTGGACCCGGCCGGCGACCACAAGGACTACCTGCACCGGGCCGGCCGTACCGCCCGCGCGGGCCGTACCGGCACGGTCGTCTCGCTCTCCCTGCCGCACCAGCGGCGCCAGATCTTCCGCCTGATGGAGGACGCCGGCGTCGACGCGGCCCGCCACATCATCCAGGGCGGCGCCGCCTTCGACCCGGAGGTCGCCGAGATCACCGGCGCCCGCTCCATGACCGAGGTCCAGTCCGAGTCCGCCGCCAACGCCGCCCAGCAGGCCGAGCGCGAGGTCGCCCAGCTCGCCAAGCAGCTGGAGCGCGCCCAGCGCCGCGCGGCCGAGCTGCGCGAGGAGGCCGACCGGCTGGTCGCCCGGGTCGCCCGCGAGCGCGGCGAGGACCCGGAGACGGCGGTGGCCGAGGCCCAGGCGACGGCGGCGGAGCAGCTCGCCGTGGCCGAGGAGCCGGCCGAGCGCGAGACCGAGCGCGAGGAGCGCCCGGCGGCGGCGCCGTACGAGCGCCGGGAGCGGCGCGGCTTCGAGCGCCGTGACGACCGCCGCGACGACCGCCGCGACGACCGTGGCGAGCGCCGTCCGTTCGACCGGGACCGTGACCGCGGTTTCGAGCGCCGTGACGACCGTGGTGGCCGTGGTTTCGAGCGTCGTGACGACCGTCGTGACGACCGCGGTGGCCGTGGCTTCGAGCGTCGCGACGACCGTGGTGGCCGTGGTTTCGAGCGTCGTGACGACCGTCGTGACGACCGTGGTGGCCGTGGCTTCGAGCGTCGTGACGAGCGCCGCGACGACCGTGGCGAGCGCCGTCCGTTCGAGCGCCGCGACGACCGTGGTGGCCGTGGTTTCGAGCGTCGTGACGACCGTCGTGACGACCGGGGCGGCTTCCGCCGGGAGGAGCGCGGTGGCTTCCGCCGTGACGAGCGCAGCGGCCACCGGGGCAGCGACCGTCCGTTCAACCGCGACCGCCGCGACGACCGCCCGGGCTTCCGCTCCGGCGGCCACGACCGCCCCTACGGCCGTCGTGACGACCACCGCGGCGGCACCGGCGGCTCCTTCGGCCGCCGCGAGGACAAGCCGCGCTGGAAGCGCAACGGCTGACAGCCAGTGAGCTGAGGAAGGGCCCGTACGACACCGGTCGTACGGGCCCTTCCGTGTCCCTGCCCAGTGGCGCATATCACACCGCCGGGCAGGGAATTGCTGGAGGCATGACAGATGACGCGCGGGTGACCGGACAGCGGGCGGCTTCCGGCCCGTCGGACGAGGAGCGGCTGGCACAGCTCGGCTACACCCAGGTCCTCGCGCGCCGGATGTCGGCGTTCTCGAACTACGCCGTCTCCTTCACGATCATCTCGGTCCTCTCCGGCTGTCTGACCCTCTACCTCTTCGGCATGACCACGGGCGGCCCGGCCGTGATCACCTGGGGCTGGGTCGCGGTCGGCCTGATGACGCTGTTCGTGGGCCTGTCGATGGCCGAGATCTGCTCGGCGTACCCGACCTCGGCGGGCCTGTACTTCTGGGCCCACCGGCTGGCGCCGCCGCGTTCGGCGGCGGCCTGGGCGTGGTTCACGGGCTGGTTCAACGTGCTGGGCCAGGTGGCGGTGACCGCGGGCGTCGACTTCGGCGCGGCCTCCTTCCTGGGCGCCTATCTGAACCTCCAGACCGGCTTCGAGGTGACCCCGGGCCGTACGGTGGCGCTGTTCGCGGCGATCCTCGTCCTGCACGGCCTGCTGAACACCTTCGGCGTGCGGATCGTGGCGTTCCTGAACGGCGTGAGCGTGTGGTGGCATGTCCTCGGCGTCGCGGTGATCACCGGCGCGCTCGCGCTGGTCCCCGACCACCACCAGCCGGCGTCCTTCGTCTTCACCCGCTTCGTCAACGAGACGGGCTGGGGCAGCGGCCCGTACGTGGTCCTGCTGGGGCTGCTGATGGCCCAGTACACCTTCACCGGCTACGACGCCTCCGCGCATATGACCGAGGAGACCCGGGACGCCGCCACCGCGGGCCCGAAGGGCATCGTCCGCTCGATCTGGACGTCCTGGATCGCCGGCTTCGTGCTCCTGCTGGGCTTCACCTTCGCCATCCAGTCCTACGACGCCTCACTCGCCTCCCCCACCGGCGCCCCGCCCGCCCAGATCCTCCTGGACGCCCTCGGCGCCACGGCCGGCAAACTGCTCCTGCTGGTGGTGATCGGCGCCCAGCTCTTCTGCGGCATGGCCTCCGTCACCGCCAACAGCCGTATGATCTACGCCTTTTCCCGGGACGGCGCGCTGCCGTTCTCCCGCCTCTGGCGCACGGTCGGCCCGCGCACCCGCACCCCCGTGGCGGCGGTCTGGCTGGCCGCCCTCGGCGCGCTGGTCCTCGGCCTGCCCTACCTGATCAACACGACGGCCTACGCGGCGGTGAC comes from Streptomyces sp. SCL15-4 and encodes:
- a CDS encoding metallophosphoesterase produces the protein MARVPLAALSTMRHRTPHRARPRPLPSDELAARPRPWTRALGLTAVVLAGAWLGLLIAGTVRVPVGPMDTTMALRPSLTGGTRIDVSPLGSLSLDSHAAPVRLDVNVERLDPPRSQALVDHPERISGLQDEVVRDVGHGTRDLGVRSCVAVVCGATALGLAVYRRPRPALAAGGLALVLLAASGASAYATWNPKSVLEPRFSGLLASAPSVVGNARSIVTEFDVYQKELARLVTNVTKLYDATSTLPAYRPDPSTIRVLHVSDIHLNPASWKIIGSLVKQYQVNVIVDSGDTMDHGTAAENGFLDPVGDLGVPYVWVRGNHDSRTTQRYLERMRNVRVLDEGRAVTVGGLRFAGTGDPQFTPDRSAVPGGEAAERLAGARLASALRDQQAAGTPVDVAVAHEPTAAEETDGVVPLALCGHLHHEGTRLLPYGTRLRREGSTGGGGLRAVEHEHPAPIQASVLYFDRDSRRLQAWDAIELGGLGLTTAEVSRHLVDENKPAAGASRSPSPAPPGALP
- a CDS encoding metallopeptidase family protein; the encoded protein is MLEMTREEFEELVAEALDRIPPELTRLMDNVAVFVEDEPPADDPELLGLYEGTPLTERGEWYAGVLPDRITIYRGPTLRMCASREDVIAETEVTVVHEIAHHFGIDDNRLHALGYG
- a CDS encoding DEAD/DEAH box helicase, with protein sequence MSVSSTDQIVMSENENELDVTNEVIEAPEAADTTPQTTFADLGLPEGIVRKLAQNGVTTPFPIQAATIPDALDGKDILGRGRTGSGKTLSFGLPTLALLADGRTEKKRPRAVILTPTRELAMQVADALQPYGDVLGLKMKVVCGGTSMGNQIYALERGVDILVATPGRLRDIINRGACSLEDVRIAVLDEADQMSDLGFLPEVTELLDQVPAGGQRMLFSATMENEIKTLVDRYLNEPVLHEVDAAQGAVTTMSHHILIVKPKDKAPVTAAIASRKGRTIIFVRTQLGADRVAEQLRDAGVKADALHGGMTQGARTRTLADFKDGYVNVLVATDVAARGIHVDGIDLVLNVDPAGDHKDYLHRAGRTARAGRTGTVVSLSLPHQRRQIFRLMEDAGVDAARHIIQGGAAFDPEVAEITGARSMTEVQSESAANAAQQAEREVAQLAKQLERAQRRAAELREEADRLVARVARERGEDPETAVAEAQATAAEQLAVAEEPAERETEREERPAAAPYERRERRGFERRDDRRDDRRDDRGERRPFDRDRDRGFERRDDRGGRGFERRDDRRDDRGGRGFERRDDRGGRGFERRDDRRDDRGGRGFERRDERRDDRGERRPFERRDDRGGRGFERRDDRRDDRGGFRREERGGFRRDERSGHRGSDRPFNRDRRDDRPGFRSGGHDRPYGRRDDHRGGTGGSFGRREDKPRWKRNG
- a CDS encoding amino acid permease, with protein sequence MTDDARVTGQRAASGPSDEERLAQLGYTQVLARRMSAFSNYAVSFTIISVLSGCLTLYLFGMTTGGPAVITWGWVAVGLMTLFVGLSMAEICSAYPTSAGLYFWAHRLAPPRSAAAWAWFTGWFNVLGQVAVTAGVDFGAASFLGAYLNLQTGFEVTPGRTVALFAAILVLHGLLNTFGVRIVAFLNGVSVWWHVLGVAVITGALALVPDHHQPASFVFTRFVNETGWGSGPYVVLLGLLMAQYTFTGYDASAHMTEETRDAATAGPKGIVRSIWTSWIAGFVLLLGFTFAIQSYDASLASPTGAPPAQILLDALGATAGKLLLLVVIGAQLFCGMASVTANSRMIYAFSRDGALPFSRLWRTVGPRTRTPVAAVWLAALGALVLGLPYLINTTAYAAVTSIAVIGLYIAYVIPTFLRVRRGAAFDRGPWHLGRWSGVVGVVAVTWVLVITVLFMLPQVSPVTWRTFNYAPVAVLAVLGFAAVWWLASARHWFLSVDPAPTPAEK